The Coregonus clupeaformis isolate EN_2021a chromosome 3, ASM2061545v1, whole genome shotgun sequence genome includes a region encoding these proteins:
- the LOC121546618 gene encoding LOW QUALITY PROTEIN: transcription cofactor vestigial-like protein 1 (The sequence of the model RefSeq protein was modified relative to this genomic sequence to represent the inferred CDS: inserted 2 bases in 1 codon), translating to MAGHSASPQVVVKTEEQSNSVIFTYFQGDIGSMVDQHFNRALSKASKTKAPSXGKKSHKAVKSESDLTSCQWVVPTPSWSEDHLVPVYGHLQLDGSTWLQRPHEP from the exons ATGGCAGGGCATTCAGCTAGCCCCCAGGTAGTTGTAAAGACAGAGGAGCAGTCCAATAGCGTCATCTTCACCTACTTCCAGGGTGACATCGGTAGCATGGTGGACCAACACTTCAACCGTGCCCTCAGCAAGGCCAGTAAGACCAAGGCCCCAAG GGGCAAAAAGAGCCACAAGGCTGTCAAATCTG AGTCTGACTTAACATCTTGCCAGTGGGTTGTTCCAACCCCATCTTGGTCTGAAGACCATTTAGTCCCCGTGTATGGTCACCTTC AGCTGGACGGGTCAACCTGGCTTCAGAGACCCCATGAACCCTGA